A window of Parasynechococcus marenigrum WH 8102 contains these coding sequences:
- a CDS encoding quinone-dependent dihydroorotate dehydrogenase — MPPSPLSSGAFYQRWLGPVLANDEGLDAEQLSCTALTALGQASLRRQWPLVSTVLEGLAGDLQRRDLRLEQVLFGCRFPNPVGLAAGFDKNGVAAGLWDRFGFGFAEVGTVTWHGQPGNPRPRLFRLAQEQAALNRMGFNNDGAQALRRTLERQRLAPPGRRPAVLGINVGKSKVTALEQAPEDYASSLELLAPLADYAVINVSSPNTPGLRDLQDSSQLRRLVERLRRLPACPPLLVKIAPDLEDEAIDGIARLAFEEGLAGVIAVNTSLDRLGLEQRRLLQTGRTLAEEAGGLSGAPLRQRALEVIRRLRASAGPALTLIGVGGIDSAEIAWERITAGASLIQLYTGWIFQGPELVPRILEGLQLQLDRHGLRSIAEAVGSGLPWLPGSEDAEG; from the coding sequence ATGCCGCCATCCCCTCTCAGCAGCGGCGCGTTCTATCAGCGCTGGCTAGGGCCGGTGCTCGCCAATGACGAGGGGCTCGATGCTGAACAGTTGTCCTGCACAGCACTGACAGCTCTGGGACAGGCCTCGCTCAGGCGCCAGTGGCCTCTGGTGTCCACGGTGCTGGAGGGCTTGGCCGGTGATCTGCAGCGCCGTGATCTGCGGCTCGAGCAGGTGTTGTTCGGTTGCCGTTTCCCTAATCCTGTGGGTCTTGCGGCTGGTTTCGACAAGAACGGGGTGGCAGCTGGACTGTGGGATCGCTTTGGCTTTGGCTTTGCTGAGGTGGGCACGGTCACCTGGCATGGTCAGCCCGGCAATCCCCGCCCGCGGTTGTTTCGCTTGGCTCAGGAACAGGCCGCTCTCAATCGGATGGGGTTCAACAACGACGGTGCCCAGGCGTTGCGCAGAACCCTGGAACGTCAACGGCTGGCCCCCCCCGGTCGTCGCCCGGCTGTCCTGGGAATCAACGTCGGTAAATCCAAGGTCACAGCGTTGGAACAGGCCCCTGAGGATTACGCCTCCTCGCTGGAACTGCTGGCTCCCCTGGCGGATTACGCCGTGATCAATGTGAGTTCTCCCAATACCCCTGGGCTGCGGGATCTGCAGGATTCCAGCCAGTTGCGGCGGCTGGTGGAGCGGCTGCGTCGCTTGCCGGCCTGTCCGCCGTTGCTGGTGAAGATTGCACCGGATCTTGAGGATGAGGCGATTGATGGCATTGCCCGGCTGGCCTTCGAGGAGGGGCTGGCGGGGGTGATTGCGGTGAACACCAGCCTGGATCGCCTGGGGTTGGAGCAGCGTCGGCTGTTGCAGACCGGCCGCACCTTGGCGGAGGAGGCTGGTGGTCTCAGTGGTGCGCCCTTGCGGCAACGGGCGCTGGAGGTGATTCGCCGGCTGCGGGCCAGCGCCGGTCCGGCCTTGACGCTGATCGGTGTTGGAGGCATTGATTCGGCAGAGATTGCCTGGGAGCGGATCACCGCCGGAGCGTCGTTGATTCAGCTGTACACCGGCTGGATTTTCCAGGGTCCCGAGCTGGTGCCACGCATCCTTGAAGGGCTTCAGCTGCAGTTGGACCGCCATGGCTTGCGCAGCATTGCTGAAGCGGTGGGAAGTGGCTTGCCTTGGCTGCCCGGTTCAGAGGATGCGGAAGGCTGA
- a CDS encoding ribonuclease H family protein, producing the protein MAEERGRVVAAATDGACSGNPGPGGWGALLRFEDGSVEEFGGHDPATTNNRMELQAALELLQRLKQLPRHPDLTIRTDSKYLIDGLGSWMKGWKRKGWKTAAGKPVLNQDLWKALDAARLDDVPLAYVKGHSGDPDNDRVDRIAVAFSQGRSLDLGQPAVESDVAAVDVDADPAPQPLVQLLNRLELADRLADGGFSLSLVELAQLVELPLKQLEQRRESWSWRDWRVHPDKEGRWTLQRREAGSEQS; encoded by the coding sequence ATGGCTGAAGAACGTGGTCGGGTTGTGGCTGCAGCCACCGATGGAGCCTGCAGTGGCAACCCGGGTCCAGGCGGTTGGGGCGCTTTGCTGCGATTTGAAGATGGCAGTGTTGAGGAATTCGGCGGCCATGACCCGGCAACGACCAACAACCGCATGGAACTGCAGGCGGCGCTGGAGTTGCTGCAGCGCCTGAAACAACTGCCACGCCATCCCGATCTGACGATTCGCACCGACAGCAAGTACCTGATCGATGGGCTCGGCTCCTGGATGAAGGGCTGGAAGCGCAAGGGTTGGAAGACAGCGGCTGGCAAGCCTGTGCTCAACCAGGATCTCTGGAAAGCCCTGGATGCAGCTCGGCTGGATGATGTGCCGCTGGCCTACGTGAAAGGTCACAGCGGTGATCCGGACAACGACCGTGTCGACCGGATCGCAGTTGCTTTTTCCCAGGGGCGTTCGTTGGATCTCGGCCAGCCAGCCGTTGAGAGCGACGTTGCGGCAGTCGATGTCGATGCTGATCCGGCACCACAACCGCTGGTGCAGTTGCTGAACCGCCTGGAGCTGGCGGACCGGTTGGCGGATGGAGGGTTCAGTCTCAGCCTGGTGGAGCTGGCGCAGCTGGTGGAACTCCCGCTCAAGCAGCTGGAGCAGCGTCGGGAGTCCTGGAGCTGGCGGGACTGGCGGGTGCACCCGGATAAGGAGGGTCGCTGGACCCTGCAGCGTCGCGAGGCAGGATCAGAACAGTCCTGA
- a CDS encoding DUF3747 domain-containing protein gives MGRTYLRNLILAAVVGSAAGLLPAARSAHGLFDSKALQQNRFAVLAQPVGERNWKLLVLEQIKQRPRCWTPRADGLVDPTLNTFNFAGICSRYLDSNGYSLRSGGEDLGSRFRLSLRQSGNSLQLQALNPRQGAPIVVGRATVPRRDRNGFIQIQLDPAWRLERRVYKGRTLGHVYFSHPDPVNRLLARAERAGTSGFSRLGAPTAPMAPRINQRIASGEPIRLEVLPYRP, from the coding sequence ATGGGGCGAACCTACCTCCGCAACCTGATCCTGGCCGCAGTTGTCGGGAGCGCAGCGGGATTGTTGCCTGCGGCTCGATCCGCCCACGGCCTGTTCGACAGCAAAGCACTCCAGCAGAACCGCTTCGCGGTGCTGGCTCAGCCGGTGGGAGAGCGCAATTGGAAGCTGCTGGTGCTGGAGCAGATCAAGCAACGGCCCCGCTGCTGGACACCGCGGGCGGATGGTCTGGTGGATCCGACCCTCAACACGTTCAATTTTGCCGGAATCTGCAGCCGTTACCTCGACAGCAATGGCTATTCCCTCCGCAGTGGAGGTGAAGACCTCGGCAGCCGCTTTCGGCTGAGCCTGAGGCAAAGCGGCAACAGCTTGCAGTTGCAGGCTTTGAACCCACGCCAGGGGGCCCCAATCGTGGTCGGCCGGGCAACGGTTCCCAGACGTGATCGCAACGGTTTCATTCAGATTCAGCTGGATCCAGCCTGGCGCCTGGAGCGGCGTGTCTACAAAGGCCGCACCCTGGGCCACGTTTATTTCTCTCACCCAGACCCCGTGAACCGGCTACTGGCCCGGGCGGAGAGAGCCGGCACCAGTGGTTTCAGCCGGCTGGGGGCCCCAACGGCACCCATGGCCCCACGCATCAATCAGCGCATCGCCAGCGGCGAGCCCATTCGGCTGGAGGTCCTTCCCTATCGACCCTGA